One part of the Microtus ochrogaster isolate Prairie Vole_2 chromosome 18, MicOch1.0, whole genome shotgun sequence genome encodes these proteins:
- the Pcyox1l gene encoding prenylcysteine oxidase-like has protein sequence MARAVPLLAMLATLLTTAAAGGDAPPGKIAVIGAGIGGSAVAHFLQQHFGPRVQIVVYEKGAVGGRLATISVNKQNYESGAASFHSLSLHMQDFIKLLGLRQRREVVGRSAIFGGEHFVLEETDWYLLNLFRLWWHYGISFLRLQMWVEEVMEKFMRIYKYQAHGYAFSGVEELLYSLGETTFVNMTQRSVAESLLQGGVTQRFIDDVVSAVLRASYGQSASMPAFAGAMSLAGAQGNLWSVEGGNKLVCSGLLKLAKASVIHATVTSVTLHTTEGKALYQVGYESDRGNNSEFYDIVVIATPLHLDNSSSNITFEGFTPPIDDIQGSFQPTVVSLVHGYLNSSYFGFPDPKLFPFANILTTDFPSFFCTLDNICPVNISANFRRKQPQEAAVWRVQSPKPLFRTELKTLFRSYYSVQTAEWQAHPLYGSRRSLPKFVLHDQLFYLNALEWAASSVEMMAVAAKNVALLAYNRWYQDLDKIDQKDLIHKVKTEL, from the exons ATGGCCCGCGCTGTCCCGCTGCTCGCCATGCTGGCCACGCTTCTCACCACCGCTGCTGCAGGCGGAGACGCCCCGCCAGGAAAAATCG CTGTTATTGGAGCTGGGATTGGGGGCTCTGCCGTGGCCCATTTCCTTCAGCAACACTTTGGACCCCGAGTACAAATTGTCGTCTATGAGAAAGGGGCTGTGGGTGGCCGCCTGGCCACCATCTCCGTCAACAAGCAGAACTACGAGAGCGGGGCAGCCTCCTTCCACTCGCTGAGCCTCCACATGCAGGACTTCATCAAGCTGTTGG GGCTGAGACAGCGGCGAGAGGTGGTGGGCAGGAGCGCCATCTTCGGCGGGGAGCATTTCGTGCTGGAGGAAACCGACTGGTACCTGCTGAACCTCTTCCGCCTCTGGTGGCACTACGGCATCAGCTTCCTGAGGCTGCAGATGTGGGTGGAGGAAGTCATGGAGAAGTTCATGAG GATCTACAAGTACCAGGCCCATGGCTATGCCTTCTCGGGCGTAGAAGAACTGCTCTACTCCCTGGGGGAGACCACCTTTGTCAACATGACCCAGCGTTCGGTGGCCGAGTCCCTGCTCCAGGGAGGGGTCACACAGCGCTTTATTGATGACGTTGTCTCTGCTGTCCTCCGGGCCAGCTATGGCCAGTCAGCTtcaatgcctgcctttgctg gaGCCATGTCACTAGCTGGGGCTCAGGGCAACCTGTGGTCTGTGGAAGGGGGCAACAAGCTGGTTTGTTCCGGTTTGCTGAAGCTCGCCAAGGCTAGCGTGATCCATGCCACAGTGACCTCTGTGACCCTGCACACTACAG AAGGGAAAGCCCTGTACCAAGTGGGGTATGAGAGTGACAGGGGCAACAACTCTGAGTTCTACGACATCGTGGTCATTGCCACGCCCCTGCATCtggacaacagcagcagcaacatcaCCTTTGAAGGCTTTACTCCCCCCATCGATGACATTCAGGGCTCtttccagcccactgtggtctcCCTGGTCCACGGCTACCTCAACTCTTCCTACTTTGGCTTCCCCGACCCTAAGCTTTTCCCCTTTGCCAACATACTCACCACAGAtttccccagcttcttctgcactCTGGACAACATCTGTCCAGTCAACATCTCAGCCAACTTCCGGCGGAAGCAGCCCCAGGAGGCAGCAGTGTGGCGGGTGCAGTCCCCGAAGCCCCTCTTTCGGACTGAGCTGAAGACCCTCTTCCGTTCCTACTACTCAGTCCAGACGGCGGAGTGGCAGGCCCACCCCCTCTACGGCTCCCGCCGCAGCCTCCCGAAGTTTGTGCTCCATGACCAGCTCTTCTACCTCAATGCCTTGGAGTGGGCGGCCAGCTCTGTGGAGATGATGGCCGTAGCTGCTAAGAATGTGGCCTTACTGGCTTACAACCGCTGGTACCAAGACCTGGACAAGATTGACCAAAAGGACTTAATCCATAAGGTCAAGACTGAACTGTGA
- the Grpel2 gene encoding grpE protein homolog 2, mitochondrial: MAARSLWAVQRLQRLLASGLVSESRGWLHPFSTATQRTAGEDCSSEDPPDVLGPSLAEQALRLKAVKLEKEVQDLTLRYQRAVADCENIRRRTQRCVEDAKIFGIQSFCKDLVEVADILEKTAECFSEGTKPEDHKLTLEKVFQGLSLLEAKLKSVFAKHGLEKMTPIGDKYDPHEHELICHMPAAVGVQPGTVALVRQDGYKLHGRTIRLARVEVAVESQRRL; the protein is encoded by the exons ATGGCGGCGCGGTCGCTGTGGGCGGTGCAGCGGCTGCAGCGCCTCCTGGCCTCGGGGCTTGTGTCAGAGAGCAG GGGATGGCTACACCCATTCAGCACTGCCACCCAAAGAACTGCTGGGGAAGACTGCAGTTCTGAGGACCCTCCTGACGTACTCGGTCCCTCCCTTGCTGAGCAAGCTTTAAGGCTAAAAGCTGTTAAACTGGAAAAAGAAGTCCAGGATTTAACA CTGAGATACCAGAGAGCTGTCGCTGATTGTGAAAACATAAGGAGACGAACCCAGAGATGTGTAGAAGACGCCAAGATATTTG GAATCCAGAGCTTCTGTAAGGACTTGGTGGAGGTGGCAGACATTTTGGAGAAGACTGCCGAGTGCTTTTCAGAAGGAACCAAACCTGAGGACCACAAGCTTACTCTGGAAAAAGTCTTTCAAGGACTGTCCCTTTTAGAAGCAAAGCTGAAGAGCGTGTTTGCCAAGCATGGCCTAGAGAAAATGACACCGATTGGTGACAAATATGACCCTCATGAGCATGAACTCATCTGTCACATGCCAGCAGCTGTAGGGGTACAGCCTGGCACTGTGGCATTAGTACGGCAAGATGGCTACAAACTTCATGGCCGCACCATTAGACTTGCCCGAGTAGAAGTGGCAGTGGAGTCTCAGAGAAGGCTGTGA